One Panicum virgatum strain AP13 chromosome 9K, P.virgatum_v5, whole genome shotgun sequence genomic region harbors:
- the LOC120651861 gene encoding uncharacterized protein LOC120651861, translating to MEASPSRSDSLSRGGWPRCRAPSLERRLDVHAGLGESFNSSTASFIDMDPEELFSMRWAPDDGGLDLGAPGSPLLASAGLVFADEGLGLLPREPSGIAARDVGSSAYYADASAGSSPAAFHTARSTPASATGSARRPGLPATRRLLLRYLRFLVPLCRKARALRLPARVFSAPRSRPPLAAATPARRSTSSASSAAEHWCHGHADTAVRDAILHCKRSLLTAPRTEC from the coding sequence ATGGAGGCCTCGCCGTCTCGCAGCGACAGCCTCTCCCGCGGCGGATGGCCCAGGTGCAGGGCGCCGTCCTTGGAGCGGCGCCTCGACGTGCACGCCGGCCTCGGCGAGTCGTTCAACAGCTCCACGGCGTCCTTCATCGACATGGACCCGGAGGAGCTGTTCTCGATGCGGTGGGCGCCGGACGACGGCGGCCTCGACCTCGGCGCGCCCGGCTCCCCGCTGCTGGCCAGCGCCGGGCTCGTCTTCGCCGACGAgggcctcggcctcctcccccGCGAGCCGAGCGGCATTGCCGCCCGTGACGTCGGCAGCAGCGCGTACTACGCCGACGCGTCGGCGGGCTCGTCCCCGGCGGCGTTCCACACGGCGCGGAGCACGCCGGCGTCCGCGACCGGCTCCGCGCGGCGCCCGGGCCtgccggcgacgcggaggctgCTCCTCCGGTACCTGCGCTTCCTCGTGCCGCTGTGCCGCAAGGCGAGGGCGCTGCGGCTGCCGGCGCGGGTGTTCTCGGCGCCGCGGTCCaggccgccgctggccgccgcgaCCCCGGCGCGCCGGTCCACGTCCAGCGCCTCCAGCGCGGCGGAGCACTGGTGCCACGGCCACGCCGACACCGCCGTGCGCGACGCCATCCTCCACTGCAAGAGATCCTTGCTGACCGCTCCTCGCACGGAATGCTGA